ATCTTTAAGTGCCTTACCTGCTTTAAATGCAGCAACTTTAGAAGCTTTAATTTGAATCGTAGCACCAGTTTGTGGGTTACGTCCAGTACGTGCTGCACGGTCTCTAACTACAAATGAACCAAAACCTGTTAACTGTACACCGTCACCACTAGCCATAGCACCAGTTATTGCATCAGTAGTAGCGTTAAGTGCGCGACCTGCATCTGCTTTTGAAATATCTGCTGCTGATGCAATTGCATCAATTAATTCTGACTTGTTCATTCTCTTCCCCTTTAATTAATAAAAAAA
This window of the Candidatus Thioglobus sp. genome carries:
- a CDS encoding HU family DNA-binding protein — its product is MNKSELIDAIASAADISKADAGRALNATTDAITGAMASGDGVQLTGFGSFVVRDRAARTGRNPQTGATIQIKASKVAAFKAGKALKDAVNG